In a single window of the Biomphalaria glabrata chromosome 5, xgBioGlab47.1, whole genome shotgun sequence genome:
- the LOC106080126 gene encoding ATP-dependent RNA helicase DDX4-like isoform X1 codes for MDEDWEDAVQPVGANTFSMMNARENASFGKASLTSTFIGKTVRGLGRGLVDNSQSSFGGIGFGNKSNQENKPQSHGNGFGRKEFGNENGSRTFGANRSNNTEDSGDTKSFGGFAAIRASGLCNAQSDKSTSNGTGNSFSNKESGGFGRGGDRNKRAGDWICPNENCGNSNFGFRQSCQKCDTPRSDDNMKRDNSDSGFRKNNFGGQGFGGGGGSDGNKRSGDWTCSNESCGNNNFAFRQTCQKCDTPKDDSGGDSGFGNNQSQSGFGKAKSGGFKGSDSKPGGKPRGEEWICPNEDCGNNNFAFRKECMKCSTPKPGGSTDDAGVSRPAPYIPPAPSDNVDDIFGGHVQKGINFDKYDDIPVEVSGHDQCGFITTFQEAGLLPTFLRNIKRANYERPTPIQKYSIPIIMAGRDLMACAQTGSGKTAAFLLPVLTSMIQKGLTTDKYQDVQYPQTICVAPTRELALQIYNDCRRFAYETDVRAVVLYGGTSLGYQIKQIEQGANIVIGTPGRLLDVINRGKVNLSQVLYLILDEADRMLDMGFEPEIRKLVETMGMTPKTQRQTLMFSATFPEEIQKLASDFLNDYLFVTIGRVGGANTDVSQNFFEVERLQKRDALCDILRAGENEKTLVFVEMKRNADFLASYLCQSGFKTTSIHGDRLQKEREEALEDFKRGSSNVLVATSVAARGLDIPEVMHVVNYDLPSSIDEYVHRIGRTGRCGNLGKATSFFSADTDLPLAASLVRILKEAHQEVPDWLAAHASGMGPGDTGTFTSKFGGKDIRAGKLSAPGKVEDSWAAGTGASFADRDEEEW; via the exons ATGGACGAAGATTGGGAGGATGCTGTTCAACCCGTTGGTGCCAATACGTTTTCG ATGATGAATGCTAGAGAGAATGCATCATTTGg GAAAGCTTCATTGACTAGCACATTTATTGGAAAAACTGTCAGAGGTCTTGGAAGAGGACTTGTAGACAACAGTCAATCTTCATTTGGGGGTATTGGGTTTGGCAACAAATCAAACCAAGAAAATAAACCACAGTCACATGGCAATGGATTTGGTAGAAAAGAATTTGGGAATGAAAATGGAAGTAGAACATTTGGAGCCAACCGGTCCAATAACACAGAGGACAGTGGTGATACAAAGTCATTTGGGGGTTTTGCTGCTATTAGAGCATCTGGATTGTGCAACGCACAGAGTGACAAAAGTACTTCCAATGGGACAGGGAAttcattttcaaataaagaaa GTGGTGGTTTTGGAAGAGGTGGTGACAGGAATAAAAGAGCAGGAGATTGGATTTGCCCTAATGA AAATTGTGGGAACAGCAACTTTGGTTTTCGCCAATCCTGCCAGAAATGTGACACTCCCCGAAGTGATGATAACAT GAAAAGAGACAATTCAGATTCTGGCTTCAGAAAAAATAACTTTG GTGGTCAAGGTTTTGGCGGAGGAGGTGGTAGTGATGGTAATAAAAGGTCAGGAGATTGGACATGTTCTAATGA ATCATGTGGAAATAACAATTTTGCTTTCAGGCAAACATGTCAAAAGTGTGACACTCCAAA AGATGACTCAGGTGGTGATTCTGGCTTTGGGAATAATCAATCACAGTCAGGCTTTGGCAAAGCTAAATCAGGag GATTTAAAGGTTCCGACTCAAAGCCTGGTGGCAAACCGAGGGGGGAGGAATGGATTTGCCCAAATGA GGACTGTGGCAACAACaattttgcttttagaaaagaatgtatgaaATGTAGCACACCCAAACCTGGAGGATCCACTGA tGATGCTGGAGTCA GTCGACCAGCGCCTTACATCCCTCCTGCACCTTCAGATAATGTGGATGATATTTTTGGCGGACATGTTCAGAAAGGGATCAATTTTGACAAGTACGATGATATTCCAGTGGAAGTCAGCGGCCATGACCAATGTGGTTTTATCACAACTTTTCAAGAAGCTGGCCTTTTGCCAACATTTCTCCGCAACATCAAGAGGGCTAACTATGAGCGTCCAACACCCATCCAAAAATACTCAATTCCAATTATAATGGCTGGAAGAGATTTAATGGCTTGTGCACAAACTGGTTCTGGAAAAACg GCTGCCTTTCTCTTACCTGTGTTGACCTCCATGATTCAGAAAGGTTTAACCACAGACAAATACCAAGATGTTCAATATCCTCAGACCATCTGTGTTGCTCCAACTAGAGAGCTAGCTCTGCAGATCTACAATGACTGTCGTAGATTTGCCTATGAGACAGATGTGAGAGCTGTAGTGCTGTATGGTGGAACATCTCTGGgctatcaaataaaacaaatagagcAGGGAGCCAATATTGTCATCGGTACCCCAGGGCGTTTGCTGGATGTCATTAATAGAGGAAAA gtGAATTTGTCCCAAGTACTTTATCTCATACTGGATGAAGCTGACCGCATGTTAGACATGGGGTTTGAACCTGAAATTAGAAAACTAGTGGAAACTATGGGAATGACTCCTAAGACACAGCGACAAACTCTCATGTTCTCTGCTACATTTCCCGAAGAGATACAAAAATTGGCATCAGACTTCTTAAATGATTACCTCTTTGTGACCATTGGACGAGTGGGTGGAGCCAATACAGACGTTTCACAGAATTTCTTTGAGGTGGAGCGTCTTCAGAAACGTGATGCTCTCTGTGATATTCTACGAGCTGGAG aaaatgaaaagactCTTGTTTTTGTTGAGATGAAGAGGAACGCTGACTTTTTAGCATCCTACTTGTGCCAGTCTGGCTTCAAAACTACCAGTATTCATGG TGATAGGTTACAAAAAGAACGTGAAGAAGCCCTTGAAGATTTTAAAAGAGGAAGTTCCAATGTATTAGTCGCCACCTCAGTTGCCGCTCGCGGCCTTGACATTCCTGAGGTGATGCATGTTGTGAATTATGACTTGCCATCTTCCATTGATGAATATGTGCATCGCATTGGCCGCACTGGACGTTGTGGCAACCTGGGCAAGGCCACCAGTTTTTTTAGTGCTGATACAGATTTACCATTGGCTGCTAGTCTGGTTCGAATCCTTAAAGAG GCTCATCAGGAAGTTCCAGATTGGCTAGCAGCTCATGCCAGTGGTATGGGCCCAGGAGATACTGGAACATTCACTTCCAAATTTGGAGGAAAGGATATCAGAGCAGGAAAG ctATCTGCCCCTGGTAAAGTTGAAGACAGTTGGGCTGCCGGGACAGGTGCAAGTTTTGCTGATCGTGATGAAGAAGAGTGGTAG
- the LOC106080126 gene encoding ATP-dependent RNA helicase DDX4-like isoform X2, which produces MDEDWEDAVQPVGANTFSMMNARENASFGKASLTSTFIGKTVRGLGRGLVDNSQSSFGGIGFGNKSNQENKPQSHGNGFGRKEFGNENGSRTFGANRSNNTEDSGDTKSFGGFAAIRASGLCNAQSDKSTSNGTGNSFSNKESGGFGRGGDRNKRAGDWICPNEKRDNSDSGFRKNNFGGQGFGGGGGSDGNKRSGDWTCSNESCGNNNFAFRQTCQKCDTPKDDSGGDSGFGNNQSQSGFGKAKSGGFKGSDSKPGGKPRGEEWICPNEDCGNNNFAFRKECMKCSTPKPGGSTDDAGVSRPAPYIPPAPSDNVDDIFGGHVQKGINFDKYDDIPVEVSGHDQCGFITTFQEAGLLPTFLRNIKRANYERPTPIQKYSIPIIMAGRDLMACAQTGSGKTAAFLLPVLTSMIQKGLTTDKYQDVQYPQTICVAPTRELALQIYNDCRRFAYETDVRAVVLYGGTSLGYQIKQIEQGANIVIGTPGRLLDVINRGKVNLSQVLYLILDEADRMLDMGFEPEIRKLVETMGMTPKTQRQTLMFSATFPEEIQKLASDFLNDYLFVTIGRVGGANTDVSQNFFEVERLQKRDALCDILRAGENEKTLVFVEMKRNADFLASYLCQSGFKTTSIHGDRLQKEREEALEDFKRGSSNVLVATSVAARGLDIPEVMHVVNYDLPSSIDEYVHRIGRTGRCGNLGKATSFFSADTDLPLAASLVRILKEAHQEVPDWLAAHASGMGPGDTGTFTSKFGGKDIRAGKLSAPGKVEDSWAAGTGASFADRDEEEW; this is translated from the exons ATGGACGAAGATTGGGAGGATGCTGTTCAACCCGTTGGTGCCAATACGTTTTCG ATGATGAATGCTAGAGAGAATGCATCATTTGg GAAAGCTTCATTGACTAGCACATTTATTGGAAAAACTGTCAGAGGTCTTGGAAGAGGACTTGTAGACAACAGTCAATCTTCATTTGGGGGTATTGGGTTTGGCAACAAATCAAACCAAGAAAATAAACCACAGTCACATGGCAATGGATTTGGTAGAAAAGAATTTGGGAATGAAAATGGAAGTAGAACATTTGGAGCCAACCGGTCCAATAACACAGAGGACAGTGGTGATACAAAGTCATTTGGGGGTTTTGCTGCTATTAGAGCATCTGGATTGTGCAACGCACAGAGTGACAAAAGTACTTCCAATGGGACAGGGAAttcattttcaaataaagaaa GTGGTGGTTTTGGAAGAGGTGGTGACAGGAATAAAAGAGCAGGAGATTGGATTTGCCCTAATGA GAAAAGAGACAATTCAGATTCTGGCTTCAGAAAAAATAACTTTG GTGGTCAAGGTTTTGGCGGAGGAGGTGGTAGTGATGGTAATAAAAGGTCAGGAGATTGGACATGTTCTAATGA ATCATGTGGAAATAACAATTTTGCTTTCAGGCAAACATGTCAAAAGTGTGACACTCCAAA AGATGACTCAGGTGGTGATTCTGGCTTTGGGAATAATCAATCACAGTCAGGCTTTGGCAAAGCTAAATCAGGag GATTTAAAGGTTCCGACTCAAAGCCTGGTGGCAAACCGAGGGGGGAGGAATGGATTTGCCCAAATGA GGACTGTGGCAACAACaattttgcttttagaaaagaatgtatgaaATGTAGCACACCCAAACCTGGAGGATCCACTGA tGATGCTGGAGTCA GTCGACCAGCGCCTTACATCCCTCCTGCACCTTCAGATAATGTGGATGATATTTTTGGCGGACATGTTCAGAAAGGGATCAATTTTGACAAGTACGATGATATTCCAGTGGAAGTCAGCGGCCATGACCAATGTGGTTTTATCACAACTTTTCAAGAAGCTGGCCTTTTGCCAACATTTCTCCGCAACATCAAGAGGGCTAACTATGAGCGTCCAACACCCATCCAAAAATACTCAATTCCAATTATAATGGCTGGAAGAGATTTAATGGCTTGTGCACAAACTGGTTCTGGAAAAACg GCTGCCTTTCTCTTACCTGTGTTGACCTCCATGATTCAGAAAGGTTTAACCACAGACAAATACCAAGATGTTCAATATCCTCAGACCATCTGTGTTGCTCCAACTAGAGAGCTAGCTCTGCAGATCTACAATGACTGTCGTAGATTTGCCTATGAGACAGATGTGAGAGCTGTAGTGCTGTATGGTGGAACATCTCTGGgctatcaaataaaacaaatagagcAGGGAGCCAATATTGTCATCGGTACCCCAGGGCGTTTGCTGGATGTCATTAATAGAGGAAAA gtGAATTTGTCCCAAGTACTTTATCTCATACTGGATGAAGCTGACCGCATGTTAGACATGGGGTTTGAACCTGAAATTAGAAAACTAGTGGAAACTATGGGAATGACTCCTAAGACACAGCGACAAACTCTCATGTTCTCTGCTACATTTCCCGAAGAGATACAAAAATTGGCATCAGACTTCTTAAATGATTACCTCTTTGTGACCATTGGACGAGTGGGTGGAGCCAATACAGACGTTTCACAGAATTTCTTTGAGGTGGAGCGTCTTCAGAAACGTGATGCTCTCTGTGATATTCTACGAGCTGGAG aaaatgaaaagactCTTGTTTTTGTTGAGATGAAGAGGAACGCTGACTTTTTAGCATCCTACTTGTGCCAGTCTGGCTTCAAAACTACCAGTATTCATGG TGATAGGTTACAAAAAGAACGTGAAGAAGCCCTTGAAGATTTTAAAAGAGGAAGTTCCAATGTATTAGTCGCCACCTCAGTTGCCGCTCGCGGCCTTGACATTCCTGAGGTGATGCATGTTGTGAATTATGACTTGCCATCTTCCATTGATGAATATGTGCATCGCATTGGCCGCACTGGACGTTGTGGCAACCTGGGCAAGGCCACCAGTTTTTTTAGTGCTGATACAGATTTACCATTGGCTGCTAGTCTGGTTCGAATCCTTAAAGAG GCTCATCAGGAAGTTCCAGATTGGCTAGCAGCTCATGCCAGTGGTATGGGCCCAGGAGATACTGGAACATTCACTTCCAAATTTGGAGGAAAGGATATCAGAGCAGGAAAG ctATCTGCCCCTGGTAAAGTTGAAGACAGTTGGGCTGCCGGGACAGGTGCAAGTTTTGCTGATCGTGATGAAGAAGAGTGGTAG